A single Geoanaerobacter pelophilus DNA region contains:
- a CDS encoding response regulator transcription factor, giving the protein MRILVVEDEKKVSSFIKRGLEEEKYEVDTAFDGEEGLKMALDRPYEVVILDWMLPKQDGLSVLKELRAQKRSTPVLMLTAKDTVEDIVAGLDSGSDDYLTKPFAFAELLARVRALLRRSEMDRGAELRFADLRIDPVTHKVWRGDKEIDLTAKEYALLEYFMRNPNQVLTRTMIADHVWDYTFDSFTNIIDVYVNYLRKKIDREADKKLIHTVRGVGYILKEED; this is encoded by the coding sequence ATGAGAATTTTAGTGGTTGAAGATGAAAAAAAGGTTTCCAGCTTTATAAAGCGCGGCTTGGAAGAGGAAAAGTACGAAGTGGATACCGCTTTTGACGGGGAAGAAGGTCTTAAGATGGCGCTTGACAGGCCCTATGAAGTGGTAATTCTCGACTGGATGCTTCCGAAACAGGACGGTCTTTCCGTTCTCAAGGAACTCCGAGCCCAGAAAAGATCTACTCCTGTTCTCATGCTGACTGCCAAGGATACGGTAGAGGATATCGTTGCTGGACTAGATTCCGGCTCTGACGACTACCTGACAAAACCGTTTGCATTTGCCGAGCTGCTCGCCAGGGTAAGAGCACTGCTCCGCCGCAGTGAAATGGATCGGGGCGCAGAACTCCGGTTTGCGGACCTGAGGATAGATCCGGTGACGCACAAGGTTTGGCGTGGCGACAAAGAGATTGACCTTACTGCCAAAGAATATGCACTTCTCGAATATTTCATGCGCAATCCGAACCAGGTGCTGACCCGTACCATGATTGCCGATCATGTCTGGGACTATACCTTTGACAGCTTTACCAACATTATTGATGTGTATGTGAATTACTTACGGAAGAAAATTGATCGAGAAGCAGACAAAAAGCTGATCCATACAGTGCGGGGGGTCGGTTACATCCTGAAAGAGGAGGATTGA
- a CDS encoding AtpZ/AtpI family protein has product MTSEKKDLFRALGLVSSMGISVVVAIAIGVWCGLKLDEWLGTAPWFFYIFLFFGIAAGFRNIYIITSREIHRNGNGTDK; this is encoded by the coding sequence ATGACTAGTGAAAAAAAAGACCTCTTCCGGGCACTCGGGCTGGTCTCAAGCATGGGGATCTCAGTCGTTGTAGCAATAGCGATCGGGGTCTGGTGCGGGCTTAAACTTGATGAGTGGCTGGGAACAGCTCCTTGGTTCTTTTACATCTTTCTTTTTTTCGGGATCGCTGCTGGTTTCCGCAACATTTATATAATAACCAGCAGGGAGATTCATAGAAATGGGAACGGCACGGATAAATGA
- a CDS encoding pyruvate, water dikinase regulatory protein — protein MIKHLNEDAVQHLYLLSDSTGETVERVVRAALSQFQGGNSRLHRLSGLRSRADIDDALAGPKGTPGLIIYTLVNPDLAEYLRNEVEHYGLDAIDLISPLLYKLSDLLGRAPREEPGLLHQVDTEYFKRVEAVNFTVKQDDGQELRHLYRADMVLVGVSRTSKTPLSIYLAHKGYKVANVPLVKGIEPPRELFEIDQKKVVGLLIDARRLVELRSARLRNLRQNPRGSYADFEVVEDELEWCRRIYRNNSQWQVIDVTNKSVEESAAEILRRVNDGVAA, from the coding sequence ATGATTAAACATTTAAACGAAGATGCTGTTCAGCATCTTTACCTGCTTTCTGATTCAACCGGTGAGACGGTTGAGAGGGTTGTCCGTGCCGCTCTTTCCCAGTTTCAGGGAGGGAATTCCCGGCTGCATCGCTTGAGCGGTTTAAGAAGCCGTGCTGATATCGATGATGCCTTGGCAGGGCCTAAGGGAACTCCCGGCCTGATAATTTATACCTTAGTCAACCCTGACCTTGCCGAATACCTGCGCAACGAGGTGGAGCATTACGGGCTGGATGCCATCGACTTGATAAGCCCTTTGCTATATAAGCTTTCCGACCTGCTTGGCAGAGCGCCGCGGGAAGAGCCGGGGCTTTTGCATCAGGTTGATACCGAGTATTTCAAGCGGGTAGAGGCGGTGAATTTTACGGTCAAACAGGATGACGGGCAGGAGCTTCGTCATCTCTATCGCGCCGACATGGTGCTGGTAGGGGTTTCAAGAACGTCCAAGACGCCGCTCTCTATTTATCTTGCGCATAAGGGGTATAAGGTTGCCAATGTGCCACTGGTAAAAGGGATTGAGCCGCCGCGCGAGCTGTTTGAAATCGACCAGAAAAAGGTGGTTGGCCTGCTGATCGATGCCAGGCGACTGGTTGAGTTGCGTTCGGCACGTTTGCGTAATTTGCGGCAGAATCCCAGAGGAAGTTATGCCGATTTTGAAGTTGTTGAGGATGAGCTGGAATGGTGCAGGCGTATTTATCGCAATAATTCGCAGTGGCAGGTTATTGATGTAACCAATAAGTCCGTAGAGGAATCGGCTGCAGAAATTCTGCGGCGGGTGAATGACGGCGTCGCTGCTTGA
- the prmA gene encoding 50S ribosomal protein L11 methyltransferase yields MTDGWVEVAFQVPAELVDQLSEQLFELSGNGVCIDNQTLDTFSLDTIAEPTSITVRAYFSQNQELDQKIEQASRFVTNLCSGHPDFIQTPPLVKPVHQEDWATSWKQHFHPSPIGRRLILKPSWEELERDKDRIVIEIDPGMAFGTGTHATTRLCIEAVENILECRPPFDTPLPITPPTVLDVGTGSGVLSIAARKLGAGLIVAIDIDPEAVQVAQDNLHINAVINELEISTTPLNQVKGEFAIVLANILAEDLIKMAPELSSHIMPGGLIVLSGILNEREDGVLTAYVKCGLSHLETKRQEEWSCIVFRRNH; encoded by the coding sequence ATGACAGATGGTTGGGTGGAAGTTGCCTTTCAAGTCCCTGCAGAACTAGTCGACCAGCTTTCAGAGCAGCTATTCGAGCTGTCCGGCAACGGAGTCTGCATAGACAACCAGACGCTTGATACATTTTCTCTGGACACCATCGCAGAACCAACATCAATAACAGTTCGTGCATATTTCTCCCAAAATCAGGAACTTGATCAAAAGATTGAGCAGGCATCGCGTTTTGTAACGAATCTCTGCTCAGGTCACCCGGATTTCATTCAGACCCCTCCACTCGTCAAACCGGTCCACCAGGAGGATTGGGCGACCAGTTGGAAGCAGCACTTTCATCCCAGTCCCATCGGACGTCGACTCATTTTAAAACCTTCCTGGGAAGAGCTGGAGCGAGATAAAGACCGGATCGTAATCGAGATCGATCCAGGGATGGCCTTCGGCACCGGCACCCACGCAACAACCCGCTTATGCATTGAGGCCGTAGAAAACATTCTTGAGTGCCGCCCTCCCTTTGACACCCCCCTGCCGATCACCCCGCCGACAGTTCTTGACGTTGGTACCGGTTCTGGCGTGCTGTCCATTGCAGCGCGAAAACTCGGCGCTGGCCTGATCGTGGCTATCGATATTGATCCGGAGGCTGTGCAGGTGGCGCAAGATAATCTGCACATCAATGCGGTCATCAATGAACTTGAGATATCAACCACCCCACTGAACCAGGTTAAAGGCGAATTTGCCATAGTTCTGGCCAACATCCTCGCTGAAGACCTGATAAAAATGGCTCCAGAACTCTCATCACATATTATGCCGGGCGGACTGATCGTGCTTTCCGGCATTCTCAATGAGAGAGAAGATGGAGTATTGACAGCTTATGTCAAATGCGGACTTTCTCACCTTGAGACAAAACGCCAGGAAGAATGGAGTTGCATCGTATTCCGCCGGAATCATTAA
- the atpE gene encoding ATP synthase F0 subunit C, translating into MSFFTMCVLAAGIGMALGTVGTGIGQGMAVSRAVEGVSRNPGASGKILTTMMIGLAMIESLAIYALVVCLIILYANPYKEIATKLAETVAK; encoded by the coding sequence ATGAGCTTTTTCACCATGTGCGTTCTGGCCGCCGGTATCGGTATGGCACTCGGAACAGTAGGAACAGGCATCGGCCAGGGTATGGCTGTTAGCCGCGCAGTAGAAGGCGTTTCCCGTAACCCCGGCGCTTCCGGCAAGATCCTCACCACCATGATGATCGGTCTCGCCATGATCGAGTCACTCGCAATCTACGCATTGGTTGTCTGTCTGATCATCCTCTACGCGAACCCTTACAAAGAGATCGCAACCAAACTGGCAGAAACCGTAGCTAAGTAA
- a CDS encoding leucyl aminopeptidase, with protein MHVNVVSGDPLDFATPALIVGCFEDGLGDDLSLMLDKALHGLLTSLRQQQEFTGKLNSVKELHSLGQLAAERVLLVGLGKKKELTDERLRQAAGTASRALKVLGVPSCATVLHQSSNGNRSAVAATVEGAILGAYSFDSYRTTPRERPDLSELQLLVSSKKELKDIRHVVTESCAVSEAVCLARDLVSQPGNHAIPDYLAKQAIAISARYGLHCHVLDSEEIEHLGMNGLLFVGKGSVNPPRFIIMEYNGGAKAQRPIVIVGKGITFDSGGISLKPREGMERMKDDMAGAAAVIATLQAVAALKLPVNLVGLVPAAENMPDGRSYKPGDVVKTMSGKTVEINNTDAEGRMVLCDALHYAQKYRPAGLIDLATLTGACLVALGTEASGMMGNDSGLKKALAKAGETTGERLWELPLWDEYGEAMKSDIADMKNAGGPYAGTVTAAWFLSQYVGKSKWVHLDIAGTAWEEKGKHYLPKGATGVGVRLLVDYLRGIAG; from the coding sequence ATGCATGTTAACGTAGTATCTGGTGACCCGTTGGATTTTGCGACTCCGGCACTGATTGTCGGCTGCTTTGAGGATGGCCTTGGAGATGACCTAAGTCTCATGCTGGATAAAGCGCTGCACGGATTGCTTACCTCTCTCCGTCAACAGCAAGAGTTCACCGGGAAGCTGAATTCTGTGAAGGAATTGCATTCCTTGGGGCAGCTAGCTGCTGAACGAGTGCTGCTGGTGGGATTGGGCAAGAAAAAGGAGCTGACGGATGAGAGGCTCAGGCAAGCGGCAGGAACCGCTTCCAGGGCATTAAAGGTTCTGGGTGTGCCGAGTTGTGCAACCGTCTTGCATCAAAGCTCTAACGGCAATCGATCAGCGGTAGCGGCAACTGTCGAAGGGGCGATTCTGGGGGCATATTCCTTTGATAGCTATCGTACAACACCTCGTGAACGACCGGATCTTTCTGAATTGCAGTTGCTCGTTAGCTCAAAGAAAGAACTGAAAGACATTCGTCATGTTGTAACAGAAAGCTGTGCCGTCAGCGAGGCCGTTTGCCTAGCGCGTGATCTGGTGTCGCAGCCCGGGAATCACGCAATCCCGGATTACTTGGCTAAACAGGCAATCGCGATATCTGCCAGGTATGGCTTGCATTGCCATGTTCTTGATAGTGAAGAGATTGAGCACCTTGGGATGAACGGCCTGCTGTTTGTCGGTAAAGGGTCGGTAAATCCCCCTCGTTTCATAATTATGGAGTACAACGGCGGGGCCAAGGCTCAACGACCGATTGTCATCGTCGGCAAAGGCATTACCTTTGATTCGGGCGGGATCTCCCTGAAGCCTCGCGAGGGGATGGAGCGTATGAAGGATGACATGGCTGGTGCCGCAGCAGTTATTGCGACTCTGCAGGCAGTTGCCGCCTTGAAGCTTCCGGTGAATTTGGTGGGGCTGGTGCCTGCGGCGGAAAACATGCCGGATGGTCGGTCATACAAGCCGGGAGATGTAGTTAAGACCATGTCAGGCAAGACGGTGGAAATAAACAATACCGATGCCGAAGGGAGAATGGTCCTTTGTGATGCCCTTCATTATGCGCAGAAATACAGGCCGGCAGGACTTATCGACCTTGCAACTCTTACTGGCGCTTGCTTGGTTGCCCTTGGGACAGAGGCTTCCGGAATGATGGGCAATGATTCCGGGTTGAAAAAAGCGCTGGCCAAGGCTGGGGAAACAACTGGTGAACGCCTCTGGGAACTGCCTCTCTGGGATGAATATGGCGAAGCAATGAAGAGCGACATTGCGGATATGAAAAACGCCGGAGGCCCCTATGCCGGGACAGTAACCGCTGCCTGGTTTCTGAGTCAGTATGTGGGGAAGTCGAAATGGGTGCACTTGGATATTGCCGGTACGGCGTGGGAGGAGAAAGGGAAGCATTATCTGCCAAAAGGGGCTACCGGCGTTGGGGTAAGGTTGTTGGTGGACTATCTGCGAGGGATTGCCGGGTAG
- a CDS encoding ATP synthase subunit I, with amino-acid sequence MGTARINDDNLITVLVIGCACLVVIMSITGWLMGSGRFAIGIATGGCLALLNFFWLRVALQKILQMPAGQATRSANVRYILRLSALGFILWALIVKAQISIPGLLVGLSVLVIGIVLMTIYRLLHLGG; translated from the coding sequence ATGGGAACGGCACGGATAAATGACGACAACCTGATAACCGTGCTGGTGATCGGCTGCGCCTGTCTCGTGGTGATAATGTCGATCACGGGCTGGTTGATGGGTTCCGGCAGATTCGCCATAGGGATTGCAACCGGCGGATGCCTTGCCCTACTGAATTTTTTCTGGTTACGGGTTGCACTGCAGAAGATATTGCAAATGCCTGCAGGTCAGGCAACAAGATCGGCAAACGTACGATATATTCTTCGCCTTTCCGCTCTAGGATTCATCCTCTGGGCGCTGATCGTGAAGGCGCAGATAAGCATCCCCGGCCTGCTGGTCGGACTTTCGGTACTGGTTATAGGTATCGTGTTAATGACAATATACAGACTACTCCACTTGGGAGGTTAA
- a CDS encoding DegQ family serine endoprotease, giving the protein MSRLFFAMVTLSLAAALTVVLPVPNATAKFTNPDFVELAKRLTPSVVNISTAKSVAAQRRLGRPFSSPFGSSPFDDFFDRFFDEAPQRQQKQRSLGSGFIISKDGLILTNNHVVDGADEIKVKLNNGKEYKAEIKGRDQKLDLALIKISAEKDLPSAELGESDSIEIGEWVMAIGNPFGLSETVTVGIVSAKGRVIGSGPYDDFIQTDASINPGNSGGPLFNARGEVVGINTAIIAGGQGIGFAIPVNMAKAILPQLKDKGAVTRGWLGVQTQGVTPEIAKSYGLTGEKGALVADIIKDTPAEKAGLKSGDIITEFDGKPVRDPNDLSRTVAATPPGKTVSLKLFRDGSEQSVAVTLERRKDDGSDTAASGAVAQDKLGLSVQELTRDLANSLRLKDAKGVVVSDVKPGGIADEAGIMRGDILLEINDAKIHTVQDYEKTVKQPSKGGYLRFRIRRGDTALIIAMKIDQ; this is encoded by the coding sequence ATGTCACGACTATTCTTCGCAATGGTAACTTTGTCCCTTGCAGCTGCCTTGACAGTAGTTTTGCCTGTGCCCAATGCGACGGCAAAATTCACCAATCCTGATTTTGTTGAATTAGCCAAGCGGTTGACGCCATCGGTAGTTAATATCAGCACCGCAAAATCCGTTGCTGCTCAGCGTCGCCTGGGCAGACCTTTCAGCAGCCCCTTTGGTTCCAGCCCGTTCGACGATTTCTTCGACCGGTTTTTTGATGAGGCCCCCCAACGCCAGCAAAAGCAAAGGAGTCTCGGCTCCGGTTTTATAATTAGCAAAGATGGTCTCATTCTGACCAACAACCATGTCGTTGATGGCGCCGATGAAATCAAGGTAAAGCTCAACAATGGCAAGGAATACAAGGCCGAGATCAAGGGGCGTGACCAGAAACTCGACCTTGCATTGATAAAGATCAGCGCGGAAAAAGATCTTCCTTCGGCAGAACTTGGCGAGAGCGACTCTATTGAAATTGGGGAGTGGGTGATGGCGATCGGCAACCCCTTTGGCCTTTCCGAGACCGTCACTGTCGGCATCGTCAGCGCAAAGGGGCGGGTGATCGGCAGTGGTCCGTATGATGACTTCATCCAGACCGACGCCTCAATTAACCCTGGCAACTCGGGTGGACCGCTGTTCAACGCCAGAGGTGAGGTTGTTGGTATCAACACTGCAATTATTGCCGGAGGTCAAGGCATCGGGTTTGCCATACCGGTAAACATGGCTAAAGCAATCCTGCCGCAGCTTAAGGATAAAGGTGCAGTAACACGAGGGTGGCTTGGGGTTCAGACTCAAGGAGTTACTCCGGAAATCGCCAAGTCTTATGGGCTGACCGGAGAAAAGGGGGCCCTGGTTGCCGATATTATCAAGGACACCCCGGCAGAGAAGGCAGGATTGAAGAGTGGCGACATCATTACGGAGTTTGACGGTAAGCCGGTTCGTGATCCGAACGATCTTTCCCGGACTGTGGCAGCTACCCCACCGGGGAAAACGGTTTCGCTGAAACTTTTCCGCGATGGCAGTGAGCAGTCGGTAGCGGTTACTCTGGAGCGCAGAAAGGATGATGGCAGCGATACTGCAGCCTCCGGCGCGGTAGCACAAGACAAGCTCGGGCTTTCAGTACAGGAGCTGACGAGAGATCTTGCCAATTCTCTGAGGCTTAAAGACGCAAAGGGGGTTGTTGTCTCTGATGTCAAGCCTGGAGGCATTGCTGATGAAGCAGGTATAATGCGCGGTGACATTCTGCTGGAGATAAACGATGCAAAAATTCACACTGTTCAGGATTATGAGAAAACTGTCAAACAGCCGTCTAAGGGGGGCTATCTCCGCTTTCGCATCCGGCGCGGTGACACGGCGCTAATAATCGCGATGAAAATCGATCAGTAA
- a CDS encoding sensor histidine kinase — protein MQLHRSIRFSLTLWYALTLAVIMLVFSGFVYLTIRADIYKQIDRELNKVAEALASPTMEPFRRSAPSVFDQVLEDFFGPKIAGMYVQLLEADGTVATTSKNLNNQRFMLSRSTYRKAAAGEIVHETGQVSGLPDMRIVTIPVFNDQKLVRVVQVGAPFGDELDTLNKLLVIFGISIPLGILMLSGGGWFLAGQALRPVDLLTRTAQRITAENLSQRLEVLNPNDEIGRLAETFNSTLARLEASFVRTRRFFVDISHELRTPLTIIRGETEVGLKWAKEPEDFKEILQSNLDEVKRMSDIVESLLDLSRAEEGGVHLELQEIELSEFLLGLIHDLEQQRRHNEQESRISLESYGTAWIMGDMRRLRQVFLNILNNALYFSAEDSPVRIELKVEASRARVSVIDRGVGIPAEDLEHVFERFYRVDKSRNRRDGGAGLGLSLVKSLTEAHGGKVYVESSVGLGSVFIVDLPAIPAPSAEAFIPS, from the coding sequence TTGCAGCTTCATCGCTCAATCCGCTTCTCTCTGACACTCTGGTACGCGCTCACCCTGGCTGTAATAATGCTGGTGTTCAGCGGTTTTGTCTATCTGACAATCAGGGCAGATATCTACAAGCAGATCGATCGTGAGTTGAATAAAGTCGCTGAAGCCTTGGCCAGCCCTACGATGGAGCCTTTCCGACGATCGGCTCCTTCAGTATTTGACCAGGTGCTGGAGGATTTTTTCGGACCCAAGATAGCCGGAATGTATGTGCAGCTGCTGGAGGCTGACGGCACGGTAGCCACGACCTCAAAAAACCTCAACAATCAGCGGTTTATGTTGTCGCGCAGCACCTATCGGAAGGCTGCTGCAGGCGAGATAGTTCATGAGACCGGGCAGGTAAGCGGGTTGCCTGACATGCGAATCGTTACCATCCCGGTATTCAATGATCAAAAGCTGGTGCGGGTCGTTCAAGTTGGCGCTCCTTTTGGTGACGAGCTCGATACCCTGAACAAACTCCTGGTGATTTTCGGCATTTCCATTCCCCTTGGCATTCTGATGCTGAGCGGCGGGGGGTGGTTTCTCGCGGGTCAGGCCCTGCGGCCAGTTGACCTGTTGACACGCACCGCCCAGAGGATTACAGCAGAAAACCTCAGTCAACGTCTCGAAGTTCTCAATCCCAATGATGAAATCGGTCGCCTGGCCGAGACATTCAATTCGACGCTCGCCCGACTTGAGGCCTCATTTGTAAGAACCAGGCGCTTTTTCGTCGATATCTCCCATGAACTTCGCACCCCTCTGACAATCATTCGCGGTGAGACCGAAGTCGGCCTTAAATGGGCCAAGGAACCTGAAGATTTCAAAGAAATCTTGCAGAGCAATCTCGATGAGGTCAAGCGGATGTCCGACATTGTCGAGTCTCTTCTTGACCTGTCACGCGCCGAGGAAGGCGGAGTTCATCTGGAACTCCAGGAAATAGAGCTTAGCGAGTTCCTGCTAGGGCTGATTCACGACCTGGAGCAGCAGCGTCGTCATAACGAGCAGGAAAGCAGAATTTCTCTCGAAAGTTACGGCACCGCCTGGATTATGGGTGACATGAGGAGGCTCCGCCAAGTCTTTCTTAACATCTTGAATAACGCCCTTTATTTTTCGGCAGAGGACAGCCCCGTCCGGATCGAACTCAAAGTCGAGGCTTCTCGTGCCAGGGTATCTGTGATTGATCGTGGTGTCGGCATACCTGCCGAGGACCTTGAACATGTTTTCGAGCGTTTCTACCGCGTAGACAAGTCCCGCAACAGGCGCGACGGTGGGGCCGGCCTGGGTCTATCACTTGTGAAGTCTCTTACCGAGGCTCACGGCGGCAAAGTATATGTCGAGAGCTCCGTCGGCCTCGGGAGTGTCTTCATTGTAGATCTCCCTGCAATCCCGGCACCTTCTGCCGAAGCTTTCATCCCTTCATAA
- a CDS encoding M20 family metallopeptidase, whose protein sequence is MDTESLKTAICRSVELRRNDFTAISHDLYLHPETALQEQRSSEVLCRFLEREGFQVKRGLAEMETAFTATYGNAGPAIAILAEMDALPELGHACGHNIIAAAALGAAAVLREVLPEDAVRLTVMGTPAEEQGIGKIELIKAGFFDSIEFAMMVHPSSRRYVTKAYLGLARLRFVFHGRPAHASAYPEEGINALDGVIQTFNAINALRQQVPQDVRIHGIITDGGAAPNIIPARASCSFYVRAAELDRVHAMVQRVIACAQGAATATGSRLEVEEDPRIMAPFRINQAYADLYAKQLELLGLAEDVVAVDRNCGSSDIGNVSQIVPTIHPHVPIGSGINIHSSSFAEATVSLQGDQAVLEGACALAMTAADLVCDPAYRRRIAEEFTKN, encoded by the coding sequence GTGGATACTGAGTCACTGAAGACTGCGATTTGCCGCAGCGTTGAGTTGCGCAGAAACGACTTTACCGCAATATCCCATGATCTTTATCTCCACCCGGAGACGGCATTGCAGGAGCAGCGTTCTTCCGAGGTATTATGCCGGTTTCTGGAGCGCGAAGGTTTTCAGGTCAAACGGGGCTTGGCTGAGATGGAAACCGCATTCACGGCTACTTACGGGAATGCCGGGCCCGCCATCGCAATCCTGGCGGAAATGGATGCGCTGCCGGAACTAGGCCATGCCTGTGGCCACAATATAATCGCGGCTGCGGCATTAGGAGCTGCTGCTGTGTTACGCGAGGTGCTGCCGGAAGATGCTGTCCGGTTAACGGTAATGGGAACTCCGGCAGAAGAACAGGGGATCGGGAAGATCGAGCTGATCAAGGCCGGTTTCTTCGACAGTATCGAATTCGCCATGATGGTGCATCCTTCATCGCGGCGCTATGTGACAAAGGCATATCTGGGGCTCGCTCGTCTGCGCTTTGTTTTTCACGGTCGACCGGCACATGCCTCTGCCTATCCTGAAGAAGGGATCAACGCTTTGGATGGGGTAATACAGACCTTCAATGCGATAAATGCCCTCAGGCAGCAAGTTCCGCAAGATGTCAGGATTCACGGCATCATTACCGACGGAGGAGCGGCGCCAAACATCATACCGGCCCGCGCTTCCTGTAGTTTCTATGTGCGGGCCGCCGAGCTGGACCGTGTTCACGCTATGGTGCAGCGGGTGATCGCCTGTGCCCAGGGGGCAGCAACGGCCACCGGCAGCAGGCTTGAGGTTGAGGAAGATCCGAGAATAATGGCGCCGTTCAGGATCAACCAGGCTTATGCCGATCTTTATGCGAAGCAACTGGAACTTCTGGGCTTGGCGGAGGATGTCGTTGCTGTTGATCGTAACTGCGGCTCTTCTGATATCGGTAATGTTTCCCAGATTGTGCCGACCATTCATCCCCACGTACCGATCGGTTCTGGAATAAACATCCACAGCAGCTCTTTTGCCGAGGCTACTGTCTCTTTGCAGGGAGATCAGGCTGTCCTTGAAGGTGCCTGTGCCCTTGCAATGACTGCCGCTGATCTGGTCTGCGACCCGGCATACCGCAGGCGGATTGCAGAAGAGTTCACAAAGAATTGA
- a CDS encoding phosphatase, which translates to MKIIADMHTHTISSGHAYSTVNELAASAAEKGLQAFAITDHGPAMPGGPHIYHFGAMRFIPPEIRGVRVFVGCEANIVNIDGRVDLPEDYLGRLEFVMAGFHEFCGFDSQGTALNTKALVNAMRNPAIQAISHPGNPAFPVDYEIIAREAAITGTALEINNSSFNISRCGSRPNCEKLAQEIKRFNTPVVVGSDAHISQNVGEFGSALEVILKAGIAEAQVINSSLAKLMAFLGLPD; encoded by the coding sequence ATGAAAATAATCGCTGATATGCATACACATACCATATCATCGGGGCATGCCTACTCTACAGTCAATGAGCTGGCAGCATCCGCAGCAGAAAAAGGCCTGCAGGCATTTGCCATAACCGATCATGGGCCAGCCATGCCTGGTGGACCTCATATCTACCACTTTGGTGCGATGAGGTTTATCCCGCCTGAGATCCGAGGAGTCAGGGTATTTGTCGGCTGCGAAGCAAATATTGTCAACATTGACGGTCGGGTCGATCTACCAGAGGATTATCTTGGCAGGCTAGAGTTCGTAATGGCAGGTTTTCACGAATTTTGTGGTTTCGACTCTCAAGGGACAGCCCTGAATACCAAGGCACTGGTAAATGCTATGCGCAACCCAGCTATTCAAGCTATTTCGCACCCGGGTAACCCGGCGTTCCCGGTCGACTACGAGATCATAGCCCGTGAAGCGGCAATAACCGGGACAGCACTGGAGATAAACAACTCATCCTTCAATATCAGCAGATGCGGTAGCCGGCCTAATTGTGAAAAGCTTGCCCAGGAGATCAAACGGTTCAACACACCGGTAGTAGTAGGCAGTGACGCCCATATCTCCCAGAATGTCGGAGAGTTCGGCTCAGCACTTGAAGTAATTCTGAAGGCAGGGATTGCAGAGGCGCAGGTGATAAACTCATCCCTTGCAAAACTTATGGCATTTTTGGGATTGCCAGATTGA
- the atpB gene encoding F0F1 ATP synthase subunit A: MVHPLLFLQFFRELLAPLHISAGSADAIAYTWLIMILLLIVSKLATSNIKSVPSGLQNFMEVVVGGIENMLIETMGEHGKPFFPLIATLAIFILVSNLIGLVPGFFPPTANINTTAACAVIVFVMTHVVGIKHHGAAYVKHFMGPIIWLAPMMFFIEVIGHLSRVVSLTLRLFGNMNGHELVLMIFFGLAPFIVPMPMMLMGVLVSFIQAFVFMLLAMIYIQGSLEHAH; this comes from the coding sequence ATGGTTCACCCTTTACTATTCCTGCAATTTTTCAGAGAACTTCTGGCACCGCTGCACATTTCTGCCGGCTCTGCAGACGCGATCGCCTATACCTGGCTGATCATGATACTTCTTCTGATAGTATCCAAACTCGCAACAAGCAACATCAAGAGCGTTCCCAGTGGGCTTCAGAACTTCATGGAAGTGGTTGTCGGCGGCATCGAGAACATGCTTATTGAAACCATGGGGGAGCACGGCAAGCCCTTCTTTCCTCTGATCGCTACCTTGGCCATATTCATTCTGGTTTCAAACCTGATCGGCCTGGTCCCCGGGTTTTTCCCGCCAACGGCCAACATCAACACCACTGCCGCCTGTGCAGTTATTGTTTTTGTAATGACCCATGTAGTGGGGATCAAGCACCATGGGGCCGCCTATGTGAAGCATTTCATGGGGCCGATTATCTGGCTTGCACCGATGATGTTCTTCATCGAAGTTATCGGGCACCTCTCCAGAGTCGTATCACTGACGCTACGTCTGTTCGGCAACATGAACGGCCACGAGCTCGTTCTGATGATTTTCTTCGGACTGGCACCGTTCATCGTACCGATGCCGATGATGCTGATGGGCGTTCTGGTCTCTTTCATCCAGGCATTCGTATTCATGCTGCTGGCAATGATCTATATTCAAGGATCACTTGAGCACGCTCACTAA